The window TTTAAAAAGGTCGAATTGGTCTTAATTCTAGTCAAATCCAAATCTAGACTTAAATAAAATTGTTGGCTTCTTTCTTGATTAGGAAAATGTATTTTTTGAAGATCTGCACTACCATATAATAAACCATCGACTCCATAACCTACTGCAACATTCAACCATTTTGGGATAGTTGTCTCTTTAAAAAAGGACTGTAAATTTGCACTCAACCAATACGTTTGACCATTATAGTCTTTCAAAAACGCTTCTGTCAATCCATCACCTAACTTATTAGGGTTTTGATTTGCAAATCCGCTTTGGCTAAAGGAGTATTTTAATTGGACACGTTGCTCTTGCCATAACAACTCTTGTCCAACATACACCCCTGCTCCTGCTGCATTTGCCGTAAAATCGCCCCAAGAAAAGCCCCATTCTGCTGAAAAACCATCCAAAACCTCAACAGCCGTTAGAAAAGAAAATCCCAATGTTGCGCCGTAAATCAATTGATTTTTTTCGCTAACACCACTCCAATTAAGAGCTTGAGCACCAAAACGTCCTAATTGATAAGCCGTAAAACTATGCCCTAACTTATCCATTTTTAACCACTCGGAATTATCATTGGTACTATGTAACTTGGAGCGCTCATAATCAGAATACCACAACGCGTTTAAACCTACAATAGATAAGGTCGCTAAACTGGCCTCTGTTAATATTACAGTAGTCCTACGTGACGTATTAAGGCTATCGCTAGCTTTAAAAAAGGATACACCATCTGTTTGCGCAACCGCGAACATCGTCAAAAATAAGGTCGAGAGTACTGAAACTAATTTAAACAACAGTTTAACGGTTTACACCTTGACTATTAATCCAACGCACATACTCATTTTTATTAGCATTGTGTTGACTTAATGTCTTTGCGAATTTATGATATCCAAAGTTTTTGACATTAGCTACAAAATAGTAATAGTCATGATTTTCTGAATTTAACACAGCATCAATAGCAGATACATCTGGCATCGTAATTGGTCCTGGAGGAATACCTCCATATTTATAAGTATTGTATGGCGAATCGATTTCTAGATCTTTATATAACACTCGTTTAATAATTTGGTCAAAATCGTTCTCCTTTAATTTTTTAGAATAAATAACTGTTGGATCCGCTTGAAGTGGCATTCCTTTTTTTATTCTGTTTAAATAAACACCTGCGACTCTAGGTCTTTCGTCTACTTTAGCGGTTTCTTTTTGCACGATAGAGGCAATTGTCACGATTTCATTTACAGATAAGTTTAGTGCTTTACGTTTAGCTTGACGCGACGCATTCCAAAAACGATAATATTCCTTTAGCATTTTATTTCTAAAACCTTCGGCGGATGTATTCCAAAAGACTTCATAACTATTAGGCACATACATATTTAAAACCGTTTGTTCCGTAAATTTATTGGTGTCTAAAAAGGCTTTATCCGTCATAGCTTTTAAAAGCGTAATGCTATCAGGTTCTATCTGTTGTGCGATACGTCCTGCCAAGTTCTGAATACGCTCTTGGTTATTAAAACTCAGTTTTATCGGGATATTTTTACTTCTAATAGAATTAATAATATCATTATTACTCATGTTTTTAGTAATAGCAAAACGTCCTGCCTTAATATTGGATGTATATTTTTTACGTTGTGCTAAAGCATCAAAACTATCGATATCTTTTAGCAAAGGGACCAACTGTGCTCTAACTTGATCGTAACTTGCATTTGTAGGTACATAAATATAAGCCTCTTCATTATTAAACGCTGTATTTTCTTTAAACATAGCGCCATAAACAAAGTACGCAAAGTAGGCAGCTACTCCTATTCCGATTAAAGCAATTGCTAATAAAATTTTTTTAATATACATCTGTGTTAATTAATTGAAATAAATATTCGTTTTTGTAAATTCCGTTTATAAAATTCCAGTCTTTTTTAAGACCGATCTCCATAAATCCTTGACTTTTAAATAATGCTAAACTTGCCGTATTATCGGCACTGATATTACAATATAATTGATGTAAATCTAAATGTGTAAAACAATAATTGGTTAATAGTTGTAACGCTTCTTTACCATGCCCTTTTTGTCTATTTTCTGTATCTCTTACTAAAATACCAATCCCTGCGCGTCTGTTTTTGAAGTCAAAATCAAAAACATCTATCATTCCGATTGCCTGATGCTTATAATTACATATAACCAATCGTAACTGTTTAACTTCAAAAATATCTTTATGTGCATGCTCTAAATATTGTTTGATTAAATATTTAGAATAAGGTGTTATCGTATTACTAATCTCCCAAATAGATTCGTCATTCTCTATGTTGTGAATAAACGTTAAATCTTCTGGTTCTAACGGTCGTAAATAAGTGTGCTCTCCTTTTAATGTTAACATGTTATTTCACCTTTAAAAACGTAGGTTGCAGGTCCTATTAACATCACCTTTTTATAGGTGTCTCCTACTTTCTCAAACGACACTTTAAGCTGACCACCTTGTACGTTTAAATTAATTTTAGACGTTGTGCATTCTCCAATCTCATGCATGGCAATCGCCACTGCAGTCACACCTGTACCACAGGATAGAGTTTCGTCTTCTACGCCTCTTTCGTAAGTTCTAACGGTATACGTATCGTCGTTATTTTTTTCCACAAAATTAACGTTAGTTCCTTCGTCATTATACGGTTGACCATATCGTATTTTTTCACCTTCTGCTTTAACAGCAAACTGTGCTAAATTATTAACAAACTGTACATGGTGTGGTGAGCCTGTATCCAAAAATTGATGGGTATCAAAAGTTTCGATAGTCTCTACATCCTTCATTTGTAGATGGACTAAATTATCTTCGATTTTAGCAAAGTGCATACCGTCTATCGCTTCAAAAGTGGTCTGGTTAGTAATCAGCTGCAAAAATTCCGCGAAAGCGACAATACAACGTCCCCCATTACCACACATGGTACTTTCGTTTCCATCCGCATTATAATAGACCATTTTAAAGTCTACTTTAGGGTGATTTTCTAATAGAATTAAACCATCAGCACCCACACCAAATTTACGATCACATAAAAAAGCAACCAATTTGGTATTGTTTTTGTCGAACACGTTTTGTCTATTATCGATCATGACAAAGTCATTACCGGTTCCTTGATATTTATAAAAAGTCAATGTCATTGGTATCAAAAATTGAAGCACAAATATAAGTTTTTTCAGTTGTTAAAACGCCGTTAAAGTTGAAATAGGCATTCAATATTTAATTAATTTTAATCGTTATCTAATTAAATCTAAACTAAGTATTATATGAAGAAGATGTTAACTCTGGTTTTAGTTTCGGTATTAGGAGGTGCAATTACTCTAGGAACATACAAAACCTTTCTTGAAAAAGATGAACAGCAAATTGCAAATACAACCACTCAGGAAACCCCTGATTTTTTACCAACCAATTATAAAACAACCCCGACGACTTTAGCTGCTGCTGAAGGCATTAGTTTTACAACTGCTGCAGATAAAACAATCCATGCGGTCGTGCATGTCAAAAACGTCGCGCTAAATAGTGCACAACCCACATTACAAGATTTATTTTATGGTCACGTGCCACAAAAAAGGCAATTAGGTACTGGAAGTGGTGTGATTATATCGC is drawn from Psychroserpens sp. NJDZ02 and contains these coding sequences:
- the mltG gene encoding endolytic transglycosylase MltG, which encodes MYIKKILLAIALIGIGVAAYFAYFVYGAMFKENTAFNNEEAYIYVPTNASYDQVRAQLVPLLKDIDSFDALAQRKKYTSNIKAGRFAITKNMSNNDIINSIRSKNIPIKLSFNNQERIQNLAGRIAQQIEPDSITLLKAMTDKAFLDTNKFTEQTVLNMYVPNSYEVFWNTSAEGFRNKMLKEYYRFWNASRQAKRKALNLSVNEIVTIASIVQKETAKVDERPRVAGVYLNRIKKGMPLQADPTVIYSKKLKENDFDQIIKRVLYKDLEIDSPYNTYKYGGIPPGPITMPDVSAIDAVLNSENHDYYYFVANVKNFGYHKFAKTLSQHNANKNEYVRWINSQGVNR
- the dapF gene encoding diaminopimelate epimerase, with product MTLTFYKYQGTGNDFVMIDNRQNVFDKNNTKLVAFLCDRKFGVGADGLILLENHPKVDFKMVYYNADGNESTMCGNGGRCIVAFAEFLQLITNQTTFEAIDGMHFAKIEDNLVHLQMKDVETIETFDTHQFLDTGSPHHVQFVNNLAQFAVKAEGEKIRYGQPYNDEGTNVNFVEKNNDDTYTVRTYERGVEDETLSCGTGVTAVAIAMHEIGECTTSKINLNVQGGQLKVSFEKVGDTYKKVMLIGPATYVFKGEITC
- a CDS encoding DUF2279 domain-containing protein, yielding MFKLVSVLSTLFLTMFAVAQTDGVSFFKASDSLNTSRRTTVILTEASLATLSIVGLNALWYSDYERSKLHSTNDNSEWLKMDKLGHSFTAYQLGRFGAQALNWSGVSEKNQLIYGATLGFSFLTAVEVLDGFSAEWGFSWGDFTANAAGAGVYVGQELLWQEQRVQLKYSFSQSGFANQNPNKLGDGLTEAFLKDYNGQTYWLSANLQSFFKETTIPKWLNVAVGYGVDGLLYGSADLQKIHFPNQERSQQFYLSLDLDLTRIKTNSTFLKQVFNVINVIKVPFPTLEINGKGKLIGHLIYF
- a CDS encoding GNAT family N-acetyltransferase, with the protein product MLTLKGEHTYLRPLEPEDLTFIHNIENDESIWEISNTITPYSKYLIKQYLEHAHKDIFEVKQLRLVICNYKHQAIGMIDVFDFDFKNRRAGIGILVRDTENRQKGHGKEALQLLTNYCFTHLDLHQLYCNISADNTASLALFKSQGFMEIGLKKDWNFINGIYKNEYLFQLINTDVY